In the Tessaracoccus lacteus genome, GACGCGGGCCAGTGGTTGGTGGATTACCTGGCCGTGAACGGGGCCGAGGCTCCGGCCAAGGACGTGTTCAAGGCGGGGCGTGCAGACGGGTTCTCAGTCGACGTCCTGAAGCGCGCGAAGGGCAGGAAGGTGCGCTCCGCGAAGGTCGGGAACGCCTGGGTCTGGCAGCTCTCAGACGAGGCTTCCGACCCCAAGGGAGCGCCAAGGGAGCAAGAGAGCAAGGGACAGAAGCCCGCTCCCTTGCCCCCTTCCCCGCGCTCTTCCGCTCTGAGGCTCGTGCCCAACCCTGGTGACGACGAGACGGGAAGTGCATCATGAACCCCCGACCGACCGGACCGCGCTGCCCCGACTGTGGCGACCCGATCGACGGCCCGTCGCTGATGAAGCGTTGCCGTGATCGGCACGGCGACCAGGCCAAGGAGACCGCATCATGAGCCATCGGGTAGCTGTCCACACTGGCCGTATCGCGGTCCCTGCCGAGGTTCAGGCCGGGTTCCGTGCCGAGCTCGAGGAGCACGGCCGCATGTTGTTCAACGAGGCGTGTGATGACTGCGACGGGTGGGTGATCTTCATCTCCACCAAGGACGACTTCTCCGAGATGGCGGGAAACGTCTTCCACGACTCGAACTGTCCCCAGCTGCGGACCAGGAGCGCGCGATGAAGGCGAAGCTGACCACCGCCGAGAGCGGGGCGTTGAAGGCCCTGTACGGGGGCATCCGGCAGGCCGAGGACGACGGGCTGCTCGTGCCCTGCCTCGACCACGCCGCGTGGACTGTCGACGGCGACCAGGCCCGGATCGAGTACGCCCGCGCCCGCTGCCGGCTGTGTCCCGTGATCGACCTGTGCCATGCCGCAGCGAGGCTCACGAAGCCGACCAGCGGTGTGTGGGCAGGCCGCGCCTACGGCCCGAGGTCGACCACGACGAGCAGCGAGTCGGACGGGGCATCGGACCCCGGAGCCGGCCGCTGTTCCCGACATCTGGAGGAGATTCCCTCGTGACCATCAACAACCACGACGACCAACGAAACGGCGTCGCCTGGCCGGCATTGGAGCATTCCGCTCAGTGTCGCAAGCCGGACATGTCGCTGCGCCTTGATTGGCAGCAACACCCCGAGCTGTGGTGCCGGTCTTGCGGCCGTCATCAGCTGATCAGACCCCATGACCCCATCAACCCACAGGAGGACCAGTGATCACGATCACTGACAACAACCGGAACCGCACCCGCGCCTACATGGATCAGACCATGGCACGCTTTGGACCAAGCGGTCTCGATGCGGCACTCGGATACGAGCGAGCCATGATGGCGAGCGCCGGCAGGATCATGGCCGAGGCCGCCAGCCTGAACAAGACCTGGTCGCCTTCGCGATCCAGACGTGCACACGCCT is a window encoding:
- a CDS encoding WhiB family transcriptional regulator; the encoded protein is MKAKLTTAESGALKALYGGIRQAEDDGLLVPCLDHAAWTVDGDQARIEYARARCRLCPVIDLCHAAARLTKPTSGVWAGRAYGPRSTTTSSESDGASDPGAGRCSRHLEEIPS